The Campylobacter sp. RM10537 genome has a segment encoding these proteins:
- a CDS encoding L-lactate permease, with protein sequence MWQQIYDPMNNIWLSALIAFLPILCFLVCLVFFKLKGFQAGFLTVIVASLVALLAYKMPWNLVGASFIQGFINGMWPIAWIIIAAIFLYKLSIKSGSFEVIKKSVMSITPDHRMQVILIGFCFGSFLEGAIGFGGPIAITAALLVGLGFKPLQAAGLCLIANTAPVAFGAVGIPVIAMCDLVKIESQSVSAMIGRMLIPLSFIVPFFVVFLMNGFKGIKETFPAVFVAAASFTLTQYLSSNYLGAELPSIISAVASLAITTLFLKFWKIKNIYRVDGETNFETNNNLSFSSVLKAWAPFILLIVCIIFWTQPWFKDLFGKDGIFAFTSITIAFNNITQGILSPSIVDASVLKPVSLNLGIDFINGKTVAQAGTAILFAAFFTIFILKIKASDAAECFGATLKEMAIPCLTIGLVVAFAFISKNSGMSATLGLAFAHTGDIFSFFSPAIGWIGVFLTGSDTSANLLFGTLQQATAQKLGVNEVLFLAANSVGGVVGKMISPQSIAVACAAVGLVGKESELFKFTLKYSIAFIILVGIWTCFIAFFLQDIIPSVVLK encoded by the coding sequence ATGTGGCAACAAATTTATGACCCGATGAACAATATTTGGTTAAGTGCTTTAATAGCATTTTTACCAATTCTTTGTTTTTTAGTTTGTCTAGTTTTTTTTAAACTCAAAGGTTTTCAAGCTGGATTTTTAACCGTTATTGTAGCATCCTTGGTAGCTTTATTGGCATATAAAATGCCTTGGAATTTAGTTGGAGCAAGTTTTATTCAAGGCTTTATCAATGGAATGTGGCCTATTGCTTGGATTATTATTGCAGCAATTTTTCTTTACAAGCTTTCGATTAAATCAGGATCTTTTGAAGTCATTAAAAAAAGTGTTATGAGTATCACGCCAGACCACAGAATGCAGGTAATTTTAATCGGTTTTTGTTTTGGATCATTTCTAGAGGGTGCGATAGGATTTGGCGGACCAATTGCTATTACCGCAGCTCTTTTAGTTGGACTTGGTTTTAAACCATTGCAAGCAGCAGGACTTTGTCTTATAGCAAACACAGCCCCTGTAGCATTTGGCGCCGTTGGAATTCCTGTTATTGCGATGTGTGATTTGGTCAAAATTGAAAGCCAATCTGTTTCAGCTATGATAGGTAGAATGCTTATACCGCTTAGTTTTATTGTACCTTTTTTTGTTGTATTTTTGATGAATGGCTTTAAAGGCATTAAAGAAACTTTTCCTGCGGTTTTTGTTGCTGCGGCAAGTTTTACACTCACTCAATATCTTAGCTCTAACTATTTAGGTGCAGAACTTCCGAGTATTATTTCCGCTGTTGCTTCCTTGGCAATTACAACTTTATTTTTAAAATTTTGGAAAATAAAAAATATTTACCGTGTTGATGGAGAAACTAATTTTGAAACTAATAACAATCTTAGCTTTTCTTCGGTATTAAAAGCTTGGGCTCCATTTATCTTGCTTATAGTTTGTATAATTTTTTGGACTCAACCTTGGTTTAAAGACCTTTTTGGAAAAGATGGAATTTTTGCTTTTACTAGTATTACAATTGCATTTAATAATATCACTCAAGGAATACTTAGTCCTTCTATAGTTGATGCAAGTGTTCTTAAACCAGTTAGTTTAAATTTAGGTATAGATTTTATCAACGGAAAAACCGTAGCTCAAGCAGGAACTGCTATTTTATTTGCAGCGTTTTTTACTATTTTTATTTTAAAAATCAAAGCAAGTGATGCTGCTGAATGTTTTGGGGCAACTTTAAAAGAGATGGCTATTCCTTGTCTTACAATAGGTCTTGTGGTAGCTTTTGCTTTTATTTCTAAAAATAGTGGTATGAGTGCAACTTTAGGCCTTGCATTTGCACATACTGGCGATATATTTTCCTTCTTCTCTCCTGCTATAGGTTGGATAGGAGTATTCCTAACAGGATCTGATACAAGTGCTAATCTACTTTTTGGAACTTTACAGCAAGCAACAGCTCAAAAACTTGGAGTTAATGAAGTTTTATTTTTAGCAGCAAATTCTGTAGGTGGAGTTGTCGGAAAAATGATAAGCCCTCAAAGTATAGCTGTAGCTTGTGCAGCCGTTGGATTAGTAGGAAAAGAATCTGAACTTTTCAAATTTACTCTTAAGTATTCTATAGCTTTTATTATTTTGGTAGGAATTTGGACTTGTTTTATCGCTTTCTTTTTGCAAGATATTATTCCTAGTGTTGTTTTAAAATAG